One Glycine soja cultivar W05 chromosome 2, ASM419377v2, whole genome shotgun sequence genomic region harbors:
- the LOC114383674 gene encoding uncharacterized protein LOC114383674 — MHLWPTKNLRDSFKDSYLKRLEWNYQRMKAEKNQQQSSTEQKLLENENQDHGNNNNGDAPNLLNCEAGSVSSLFQELLLVLSCCYCCFCCGGGGSLFCFNWVHGLLVKSVVFLWEFLSGVG; from the exons ATGCATCTATGGCCGACAAAGAATCTCCGAGATTCCTTCAAGGATTCATACCTCAAAAGGCTCGAATGGAACTACCAGAGAATGAAAGCGGAAAAGAACCAACAACAATCCTCGACGGAACAGAAACTTCTGGAAAACGAAAACCAGGATCATGGCAACAATAACAACGGTGACGCACCCAACCTCCTCAATTGCGAAGCTGGCTCGGTCTCTTCCCTGTTCCAGGAATTGTTGTTGGTTCTCTCCTGCTGCTACTGCTGCTTTTGCTGTGGTG GAGGGGGATCGCTGTTTTGTTTCAATTGGGTTCATGGACTGCTtgtgaaaagtgttgtttttttgtgggaatttttATCTGGGGTGGGGTAA